A window of the Polypterus senegalus isolate Bchr_013 chromosome 4, ASM1683550v1, whole genome shotgun sequence genome harbors these coding sequences:
- the LOC120527740 gene encoding uncharacterized protein LOC120527740 isoform X1 has product MLSGCLVKMANKEQFSFPDSSLNSTDSCSSNTDKNKITQELLIILKMAECILKNLCQKKEFPLQEDGRLSFCEENGTPSVQNILYLITMIKNIISSINVCLSKDINACIPNTSILQNQDASNKFLYSVIGNLTDVDWKHFIRILGLSDSEIESIKQKYVLDVKEQKYQMLQAIKRKNGQNLSESKIKEALNILKLTDVLSCTEAGSHVSAPAALGSSRGEIS; this is encoded by the exons ATGCTCAGTGGCTGTCtagtaaaaatggcaaataaggAACAGTTTTCTTTTCCTGATTCATCACTTAATTCAACAG acaGTTGCAGTAGCaatacagataaaaataaaattacacaggAGCTGCTAATCATACTCAAGATGGCGGAATGCATCCTAAAGAACTTATGTCAGAAGAAAGAGTTTCCCCTTCAGGAag ATGGTAGACTTTCTTTTTGTGAAGAAAATGGAACTCCATCAGTTCAGAACATTTTATATCTTATTACgatgattaaaaatataataagtaGCATCAATGTGTGTCTATCAAAAG ataTAAATGCATGTATACCCAATACCTCAATACTACAAAATCAGG ATGCCAGCAACAAATTTCTGTATTCAGTGATTGGAAATCTTACTGATGTAGACTGGAAGCACTTCATCAGAATTCTTGGTCTAAGTGATTCAGAGATAGAAAGCATCAAGCAAAAATACGTGCTGGATGTGAAAGAACAGAAATATCAAATGCTACAGGCAATCAAACGAAAGAATGGACAAAACCTTTCAGAGTCCAAAATCAAGGAGGCATTGAACATTCTCAAGCTTACAGATGTGCTGTCCTGTACGGAAGCTGGAAGTCATGTATCAG cTCCAGCTGCTTTAGGATCATCAAGAGGAGAAATCTCTTAA
- the LOC120527740 gene encoding uncharacterized protein LOC120527740 isoform X2 produces MLSGCLVKMANKEQFSFPDSSLNSTDSCSSNTDKNKITQELLIILKMAECILKNLCQKKEFPLQEDGRLSFCEENGTPSVQNILYLITMIKNIISSINVCLSKDASNKFLYSVIGNLTDVDWKHFIRILGLSDSEIESIKQKYVLDVKEQKYQMLQAIKRKNGQNLSESKIKEALNILKLTDVLSCTEAGSHVSAPAALGSSRGEIS; encoded by the exons ATGCTCAGTGGCTGTCtagtaaaaatggcaaataaggAACAGTTTTCTTTTCCTGATTCATCACTTAATTCAACAG acaGTTGCAGTAGCaatacagataaaaataaaattacacaggAGCTGCTAATCATACTCAAGATGGCGGAATGCATCCTAAAGAACTTATGTCAGAAGAAAGAGTTTCCCCTTCAGGAag ATGGTAGACTTTCTTTTTGTGAAGAAAATGGAACTCCATCAGTTCAGAACATTTTATATCTTATTACgatgattaaaaatataataagtaGCATCAATGTGTGTCTATCAAAAG ATGCCAGCAACAAATTTCTGTATTCAGTGATTGGAAATCTTACTGATGTAGACTGGAAGCACTTCATCAGAATTCTTGGTCTAAGTGATTCAGAGATAGAAAGCATCAAGCAAAAATACGTGCTGGATGTGAAAGAACAGAAATATCAAATGCTACAGGCAATCAAACGAAAGAATGGACAAAACCTTTCAGAGTCCAAAATCAAGGAGGCATTGAACATTCTCAAGCTTACAGATGTGCTGTCCTGTACGGAAGCTGGAAGTCATGTATCAG cTCCAGCTGCTTTAGGATCATCAAGAGGAGAAATCTCTTAA